The sequence CCATGACAGTAAAGTATTCCTTAAATGCTGCACTGTTTACACATCTTTACACTGTAGAGTAACTTCAACCCAGTCTTAGTTAGGAATCATCTATGATTGCAAAACAGTCCttaattactctactctactctactctactctactatgcTATAGCTTTGTCCATATTTTGGTAAGGACTTATCCTTGAGTCCAAAACAGTCCTTATACTACTctacaacactatactatactgtggcATCCCTGCATCCAATCAGGTATTTGCTTATTTCGGTAGTCCTCCAACATGTTAAGGAGTTATAGCAGTTATCATGTCGCCTTATGATGTGTTTACAATTCAAGGTGATTTTCAATTTCCTGTTCATAGTTGTATTTGAATGTTCTTGCTTATGTTGTtcctgtgtaatgtgtgtatgtgaatggaGTTATAATTGCTATGTGAGAAGCATGCCTTTTATATATAGATGTCTAAAATGCAATTTACATTTTCCCAGATAAAGATTGTTAATGACAACTCTGgtcattagaaagaaagaaagaaagaaagaaagaaagaaagaaagaaagaaagaaattattaataatatcagCATATGGGAGTAACGGGTCAGTTCGTGTGCTTACATTTTCTATGAAAGTGCATTTGTAAATTACTACGTCACGGAATCTGCGTTAGCCAATCAAATCCAGGGAACCTTATTACGCGCTAGCCCCTCCTCGcttacacacagcactcacTCCTCTGCCCTATAGAACCCACAAAAGAGATGTTTCAGGGGTCGATTTGAGCGATTCTCACTGAGGTGAAATATAACCTGGAGAAAGATCGCTGCGTTTCCACGAATTAAAGACACGACGCATCATCCTGATAAATGACAGCAAGGGCACTCGCGCGTGGTTAAACAGGACTTGGTGCCACATGGCGATGTTTTCGAGCCAAATGTCTTCCACTCCCTTCTCAGTCCGGGACATTTTAAACCTGGAACAGAGCCACGAAGACATTGTCTCGTTGGAAATGTCGCTTCCCACTTCGTCCTACATGATGTTTAAACCGGAGCCTTTCGTGGACGCGGTGAACGGAGCAGCGCTCTTCGCTCCTGGGGACGAGCAGGACACTAAAGGTGACAGGAGCACATCTCTGGACTTTAGTCCTGCCTTTTATGGAAAGAGTTTCTTAGAAATGGATCTAGCCAAAGACGCAAAATCGGACGACACTCTTGAAGCAAAAGAGAGGAAAGGTATTAACGGAGAATTATTTGTGAATAAAAAGCTTAATAGGCCACAGAAACGCTaactaaaatattttgaatatccCATATCCTCTGTGTTGTGAAGCTGTACAAGGTTGGACGGAATTATTCAAGCTGTAACATCACATAATTTAgtcaaaattattaataattttgactaaataataaataataatgtaatattataaattacaataataacattttaaaagtattattattattattattattattattattattattattattattattattattattattattcatggcATTCTGATTTGGATCCAAGCATTTTCGTTTAGATCATCAACGCACGAAGCTTTCAATATATTTCCCctagctttatatatatatatatatatatatatatatatatatatatatatatatatatatatatatatattatttttgctCTAATGCCTCTGCATGTTGTTTGTCACGGTGACAGGGTTTATAAAAAGTGAACTTAGTAATCTCAGACGCTGGATTTTGTCTGCTCCACGGaaatgtgtttatctctgtaatAATTATTTCAGGTCTGAGAGTCACACTGTTATGATTACTACAAGTGAACATTTGTGGGCGATTTATAATCTTTCCCAGAAAACTCATCCAAACAATTTGACAAATGACCAAAGAGGCTCATTTCGCATTGTCAGCATTTTTGCACCTAGACTTCCCATTTTCATACAATGAAATTTCTCACCAATGAATTAACAACAGCAGATACaatcaataaattaatgatGGATTTTTTGAACTCTTAATGAACTCTTAGTGTACCTGCAGAATTGCAGTATCTCTTACTGTGTCAAATTAATGCTTAGAGTGACGAATTAATTAACCCTTAGTGAATCAATGAACTCTtcaaaaactcttttttttatttctttatttcagagatatgattttatttgttataactCTATAGATGTAAATCAGCATAAGATGGAATTAAACACTTTAGGTGTTAGTTAATCCAACTTCGAGGATTTTGCTGTTATTGATTAGCCAGTGAATAAAAACAAGCCACAATATCAGTTTAAGGTAATAAAATAGCAATCGTCTCTGATTTGTTAGAATATTTTTACTACAGATTTTAAGTtatacaaacacataaacaaacaaacaaacaaacaaacaaacaaataaataaatgtgtcattcCAGAAAAGGTGCGTTTACCGGAGGAGCGACAGAAACCTGATGAGGCGGAGCGGCCCAGTCAGCGGAAGCGGCGGAAGCCGCGCGTGCTGTTCTCGCAGGCGCAGGTGTACGAGCTCGAGCGACGCTTCAAGCAGCAGAAGTACCTGTCGGCGCCCGAGCGGGATCACCTAGCGCACGTGCTCAAGCTGACGTCCACGCAGGTGAAGATCTGGTTTCAAAACAGGCGTTACAAGTGCAAGCGCCAGCGTCAGGACCAGACGCTCGAGATGGTGGGCGCGGGCCCGCCGAGGCGCGTGTCCGTGCCCGTGCTCGTGCGAGACGGCAAGCGGTGTTTGGGAGACGCCGCGTCCGCGTACAGCGCTTCTTACAATATGGGGATCAACCACTTCCCTTATAACGCCTACCACAGCTTCGGGAACGTGAACTTCCCGAGCGCCGGAAATACGAACTACACGTGCAACTATTCGGCGAGCGCAAACGTGCCTCCGGTGCAAACGTCACCGTCCAGCGGTAATTATGTGAATTTTGGAGTCGGGGATCTGAACAACGTGCAGACGCCGTTTCAGGCCAGCGGCGGAGTTTCCTCGTTACACGGCATTCGGGCCTGGTGAAGCAGACTCTCCTGGACATGATGCACAGGCGATATAGAGGCAACACTCAGCTTGAATTGCACGGATGGTTGAAATCACACAATGTTCTTCCTGATTCAGGAGTTTGTAAATCAATGTGAAGTAAGCTTTTGGGTAAATCCAGTTCTGAGTAGGGGAAATATTTAgttcattaattaaaatgtgttaTGTCAAATTtgttccattcacacacacacacacacacacacacacaggtaggtaCCAGGTACCAGACCAGTACTTCTCCCCTAGCTGAGGTGGAACCATCAGGGTGACATGTTTTGCACATTTATAgcttatgtatttttttctatctTGGGAAGCTGCATGTGCTTTAATTAGCTATTTAGAGTAAAACGTTTAAGGTCGATCAGGTCTATTAGGTTTCCAAGTGAATTCTGCATACTAAATGCGCAAAACGTGTCCCCTTCATCCAGTCTGGTGCCTTTATTTCTAGGAGTTTCTCTCTCGAGTGTTTTCCTATTAGAAACGGTACTGAGTCAAAGCATCTTTTGGAAGATAAGAGACCCCTTAATTATCCAATTAACCCTTGGAGAACCTTATTACCATAAGAGTGTAGACACACGCATACTTGCATATCTGCGTAAAAATATTACACAAGAATATAAACAGTATCAGAtgctattatatatattttttctgtaaaacGTATAGCAAttctttaaacttttttttaaaccaagtcCATTTAATcaaaactgtattttatttggagagaaaatagaaagaattacaagaagaagaaaaagcaagCGAACTTCTTGTCACTACGGTCATACATTAATGTTCATGTTCcattttcataattattttaACAACTGTGTATAATAATTTATCGAAATTTCTCTGGGGTTGGAGACTCAGGAAgggttacagaaaaaaaaaatgaaattgaaaaatGAAACATAGATAACATCTGGGAATATGtgaattctattattattattattattatgatgatgatgatgatgatgatgatgatgatgaagaagaagaagaagaagaagaagaagaagaagaagaagaaataatattTTTCGGAATTAACACAGGGAACAAATatattgaattaaaataaaaaggagcACTCTCGTGTTACGGGCATGTTAAGGAGACAAGATAGAGATGTCATTTTTTATTGAAGAAGATGAGATCGatctatttattaaataaagaaaaatacttTTGTTATTTACACATTAGTGGATTTAATGGCTAATGGATTACACCAGTACCACTTTCATAGGTGTCAGTTAATGAACTATTCTAAGCTGTAGTTATAAGGAACTTTACCATAAAGGATTaatcaaacattttattttcattttctttgtgtAGAGTTAAAAGAAATGAGAGGATGCTTTAATCAATAATGAGAAGACGTGCTGGTGATGTTGCCTCATAGAGCTGTGTTTTGTGCATCACTGACACCAACAGAACTGCACCAATCCTTTTCACACATCACACTTGTGTCATTTGTACTTTTGCTGTGAATTCTGCTTTTTGGGTTAAATGTGGTaggttgtattattattattattattattattattattattattattattattattattattattattattttgtagaAATGTAAGAAATATAACTTAATTCTTAGGCGTGGTTTAAAAGGTAATGTTTTTGAAATGCGGCGTGTTTCTAACGAATTCAGCTTCTGAAAGATGAAAACGGAGTGAAAACACCAAGCCCGCACATCCAAACACAGTTAACAGTGTgagtttatgtttgtttgtttgtttccataTCATATTTGACTTGGGTGACCACTGAAAGCGGACCCACACTTAAAAAAGTGATAATATTTGTCGATACAGTCGGCCGTCGGTGCAAATATTTCGTTACGGTACATTTCTGTAGCCATGATCTGTAATcctataatctaaaataaacttaATGGGAAAATGTAATGATGATTTGGTTTgaagactattattattattattattattattattattattattattattattattattattattagcatcattataattattatcatcttatttattttttttgttctgctttCGATATGTTTTCAAAGTAAATTTTATAATAGACTAGCTACTACTATCCTAcgtctatttttaaaaaaatgtttttaatattatagcCTATGTATTAGTATTAATATGGCGGTGAAAGTCATGGTGCGTCATTGTTTTTCCTaacagtcttcttcttcttcttcttcttcttcttcttcttcttcttcttcttcttcttctccgtcgtcttctcatttctttcttcatatagccctatgtatattttaaatattattatcatttattttatgtacacggatattattattattattattattattattattattattattgacaaaACTACAACAACAGCAAACAGTTTTGAATAGCATGCCGGGGTTGAATGATTAATACCCGTTAATAAACTAATAATGATGATTAAATAATAGCACACTTTACCGGACAGACTTATCCACTGTGTTTCAAGTCAGCCTTAAATCTTTTTTAAGAGCTCATTACAGACTTTCATTCAGTAATCAGTGGGTGGCTATGACAGCTTTATAGCTCCTGTAGGAATCGACTGACATCAGCCCGACTCGGAAAGCCCTCGGTTTCTTAAAcggaaaggaaataaataacataaccTGGAACCCGAAAAGCGCCTAAAAGGACATAAATCAGCGCCCtgcaaatatttatttgaaagtCAGAGAGCATTAACATGTTTGGTGGATCGGGTGAAGCTGATGTGACAGCTCATGAGACACAGCACCCGCTTGTTTTACTGACTGAGTGCTGGAATTAAAGACAATACATCAATCCCTTATCCTCTATTACATTCGATACAGTAGGATTTAAATCTCATATGATCACtgggatatattttttttaattagatttactaatattaataataaacctCCACTGCTTGACACACCATAAGTCTTGGACTACCTCAGAGATTCCCAAACCTGGTCCTTGAGCCAGTGTGCAGGACCCAGAGACCAGGCCTGGAAAAGTATGAAGTACCTGAACATTGCCTACACAGCATCATGGATGACTGACAGCCCAAAAGTGTCGTGCTTAATGTTTAAAATGGCTCAATTTGCTTAACACAGAGGCAAAGGAGACAGTGAGGTGATTTGTAGAGCTAGGGAAAAGGACAGACAGAATAGCAGCCACTTCACATGAGTAAGCGATGGTCCTTGTAACATCTCTCTAGTCTCTCCACACACGTCAGGAGACActcgtttctttcttttccaaaaTTCTGTACACATAAACAAAGAATGCCTGCATGTAAATCTGAATGACTACTCTGGTTGTACAAAATGGCAGCCAGTTGCTGGACCCGGACTAAATGGGAGTATTTTGAGGGAacaagggagggagggagggcgaCAGGAAGGTCACACAGGCAACAACGGGCCACCAGCGCTCCTAGGCGTTGAAAAGAACAAGACAGATAACATGGATGCACAAGCCTAAAAATAACAGGCCTTGTCTTGCTCTTCCAATGGAAAGAgtaagaaaaagagagggaggaaataaagaaagtgggcacagagagagagagagagagagagagcgcatatGTGGGTAGTGGTAAAGAGGGGGGTTTAATAATCAGCTCTTCCGACTCTTATCGGAGAAAGGACAGAGCTGCATGCCTCTTTATCTTCACCATTAAGATTGCGTCCTAGGCTTTTTTGAGCTTTTCTTCTCCTGTGCTCCAGCAGAACTGCCACCTCCACAATACACAGGATGGAGTTTAATTCAGTGGAAGCTTTGTCACACTGGAGCTGTTCATCTGACAGCATACAGCCTCCAGCACCTAGAAATAACCAGCAGCGCAAAACTAAGGGGCCACCAGGAGAGATTCGAAGTTGCCTTGGACTAAACACAGTGTAGTGAAAAAATAGAAAGGTTTTCACATGCACTTAGTTACTTTATTTGCTTGGTGAGGCTTTTATACAAAAACACCCCTACACTGCCGGAGTGTAGCACATTTTCAAAATGCTTTTTGCATTAAGTGTGTGGTGCCTCCCATGCCATTAAAGATCATGTCTTACATGTTACatgataatttaataaatatgcaTCATGTTACAGAGATCTGTGGCTCACTGAAAACAACATAACAGCCAGTATACTCCAAGCTTTTGCTGTTTGATTGTCCAGAAGGAAGcattctttcggctgctccctttTCGAGGTTGCCAatagcggatcatttggtctgcatgttttcATTTGGCACAGGATGCATGCCGCATGCTCTATCTGGAGCAACTCTCCAATTGTTTTTTATCCAGGCTCGGTGTGTAGGTCCTTCCATTTACATAACCACTAATTCAGATACTTAATACAATGCCTACACTTAAGCATAACTCCCTTACTACCTTAGTGATCtggtaaaataaatttttttaaaaataaaatcactagTTTACCTTTTTAGGGCCTCAAATGATTATATAAACAGATACAAAAACAGAATCTTATAAACAATTCTATTCATCTGGAGGTGAAGCTGTAAAGGGTTATCTCTACCCGCTGTATAGAGTTGATTTAAAACTATGAGTTATATGGAGTAAAAGAAGCAGGCAACCTTTTAACTAAAATAATGGATTATTCAGAAAACGGTCAAATATCTGCAAACACATCAGATTTACACGAAATGCTggattgtaatatttattttagatatatttttgtAGTCAGTATTTAACATAGATTTGGATTACACAGGAGGGGAGAACTAAAATCAGATCCTCATGTTATAAATCATTCCTCAGCGATAACAGCACAAAAATGCATTGCAGACTTCAAATAAATCTTCaagagtgtgtttttaatgtaaagTAACCGTTCTGGTATTGGCTAACAATTAGTAAGACTTTGTACCGAGTGTGCAATAATACATTATACAGCACTAATACAGAACGGCAATTATAAAGACAAGTCATTACTTCaggaatgaaaacaaaaaatatatataattaggaACCCTTGATGGCATGATAGCAGTCAACAGGTATAATTCCATTTGTATAACAGCACAAGTCAGGCATCAGCTACATCACACTTTATAAAAGTGCATTTTCTTCCTGAAAACCACGCTGCTGCTCTCCCCGATACAGATTAAGGCAAGTTGTtggaataaatatataagttaTTGTCATAGACTTGCAAATCACCTCTGACAGAACAATTCAGTCCAACTTAACTCTGTAATCGGAAAACCGTCACGTGGAACCCGATTCCGGATTTAACCAAACTCTCCAAATCAAAGGAAAGGGAAGAGTCTTTTCTTCAGAATGTACAGGACTGTGGCCAGGAAGAGtgccaaggccaggaagatgaGCAGTTTGTCTGTCAGTTCACGTCGGTTATATTTGGTGATGAGTTTTCTTCCCAGCTGGATGGTCCCTGTCATAGCCTTAAACTCTTCATTGGTTTCTTGGACTGTTCTTGACGATGTGGCTATAGAgagaaatttattattattattactattattattattattattatttttattactatgcACAGTACATAATGCTAtatggttactatggttacccATGATTCTATTAAAAAATCTTTATGCACTATGGATTatgctatatattttttatatgctagatttgatttattattattattattattattattattattattggtctCTGAAATAGGGGTGACTCTTGATAGGGGtggaatgtttgtgtgtgtgtgtgtagaccatAACAGCAGTAGTCTAAATACACAGAGGCTGATTGATCTCAAGAAAGAGAATGATCCACTCAGTCTAGTGAAATCATGAAAGCATGAACCAGGGTCTTTTGCGTCTTTTAGATCTTTGAGTATGAAAAGGCGTGGCTAGGAACCAACGGGGGCAGACAGATGACAACATTACTTACCCAAAGTGCTTATGGTCTCCTCGCTCTGCTTCACCTGCTGCGACATCATTCTGCTGATGTTCATCAGGCTCTCGGTGATGTCGCTGGAGGTCTGAACCAGGCTCTCCTTCGTTACCTTTCTGGTTGAG comes from Hemibagrus wyckioides isolate EC202008001 linkage group LG14, SWU_Hwy_1.0, whole genome shotgun sequence and encodes:
- the nkx2.5 gene encoding homeobox protein Nkx-2.5 isoform X2 — protein: MAMFSSQMSSTPFSVRDILNLEQSHEDIVSLEMSLPTSSYMMFKPEPFVDAVNGAALFAPGDEQDTKEKVRLPEERQKPDEAERPSQRKRRKPRVLFSQAQVYELERRFKQQKYLSAPERDHLAHVLKLTSTQVKIWFQNRRYKCKRQRQDQTLEMVGAGPPRRVSVPVLVRDGKRCLGDAASAYSASYNMGINHFPYNAYHSFGNVNFPSAGNTNYTCNYSASANVPPVQTSPSSGNYVNFGVGDLNNVQTPFQASGGVSSLHGIRAW
- the nkx2.5 gene encoding homeobox protein Nkx-2.5 isoform X1, with translation MAMFSSQMSSTPFSVRDILNLEQSHEDIVSLEMSLPTSSYMMFKPEPFVDAVNGAALFAPGDEQDTKGDRSTSLDFSPAFYGKSFLEMDLAKDAKSDDTLEAKERKEKVRLPEERQKPDEAERPSQRKRRKPRVLFSQAQVYELERRFKQQKYLSAPERDHLAHVLKLTSTQVKIWFQNRRYKCKRQRQDQTLEMVGAGPPRRVSVPVLVRDGKRCLGDAASAYSASYNMGINHFPYNAYHSFGNVNFPSAGNTNYTCNYSASANVPPVQTSPSSGNYVNFGVGDLNNVQTPFQASGGVSSLHGIRAW